The genome window AACAAAATTGAGGATTTGCCGCGGGATTATAAGATTGCGGCAGTTCAAGATTGGGTGCGCAATCATGCAATTAGAGAAAAAATTAGCTTGCGTTACATTGTTCCAGTGAGCGCAAAAACGAAATACAATATTGATATTTTATCTCAGATTTTAAATCAGGAACTTGAAGATCGAGAGTTGTATTTTGTGGGTAATGCAAATGTTGGTAAATCAAGCTTAATTAATGCTTTAATTAAAAGTCAGGCTGGAAAATTTATTGAACCTGCGATTTCATCTCTTCCGGGAACGACTTTAAATTTTTTGACATTCAAAAATGGGTCAAAAACCTGGTATGATACTCCAGGGTTATTATTAACTAATCAAGCACCTTCTTTTCTATCATTGTCGGATTGGCAGATTTTATTACCGCAGAAAAGAATTAGACCATTAATTTTTCAAATTCAGGCAGGGCAAAGCATTTTTATTGGCGGATTAGGCTGGTTAGATTACAAAAAAGGTCCCAAAATTTCTTTGGTTTTTTACTTTAACTCACAAGTAGTTATTCATCGGCGTAAAACTAGTGAAAACGAGGATTTTTATGTTAATCACGTTGGAGATCTTTTATTTCCACCACAAAAGTTAGAAAGGCCTTCATTTAGGACAAACACTTTTCAAGCAAATTATAAGTATGATCTTGTTTTTCCGGCAATGGGATGGGTGACAGTAAGCCAAAAAGCAAAAATAAATTTGACGCTTTTAGAGCCTTTGAAGGTGTCTCTAAGAAAAGCAATCGTATAGAGATGGGTAATTAAGATGGACAAAAGAAAAAGAGAAAATGTAATTTTGACTTTGCCAAAAGAAGAGGTGAAAACAAGTCAAAATAAAAAATCAATCGGCCTCTTTACAGGCAAGTTCGATCCGATTCATATTGGACATTTAGTGGTAGCTGAAAATGTACGGGAATTTCTTAAGTTAGATAAAGTTTATTTTATTCCGGTTACAAATCATGACATTACAGAAAATAATCCTCAAAAAGATTGTCACCGTCTGGCCATGATCAAAGATAGCATCAGGGATAACGATTATTTTGAACTTCTTTACTCGGGGATGATTTTTGAAAAGCCAAAAAATCTAGAAGAGATGTTTCGTTTGCTGCATGAAAAAAATCCAGCAGCTGATTATTACTGGATTGCAGGTAATGAATTTATCAACTCAATCAGTATGGGTACTTTTTCGACGAAACTTTTAGATTATGTTAAGTTGGTAGGGACACGACGCTATAATTTTGTATTGCGTTCGAAGGTCCCGATTACTTGGGTTGAGGTACCAACGATTAATATTTCTAGTTCAGATATTAGAGAACGTCTTCGAAATAAAATGACTGTTCGTTATCTAGTGCCCGATCAAGTTTTTAGATATATTTTAAAGGAGAATTTATATGGTTTGTGATCAATTTAGCTACTTTAGCGAACTTGCTAAACAAAAGTTAACAGCTAAACGATTTGATCATTGTTTAAACGTAGCAAAAACAGCGAAATCTTTAGCTGAAGAAAACGGAGTGGATCCCCAAAAAGCTAGATTAGCAGGACTTTTACATGATTTTTATAAAGAAACTGATTCGGAAGTTTTTGTTGAAATGATTAAAAATGGACACTATGATTCTGACCTTTTGAGTTATAGTCGTGGAGTTTGGCATGGATTATTGGGCGCAGATCTTTTAAAGCAAGAATACGAATTTTACGATGAAGAAATTTTGAATGCGATTAGATATCATACAATCACGGATCCAAGAATGGACCAGTTAGCAAAAATCGTTTTTGTGGCGGATTACATTGAACCAAAACGCAATTTTAGACAAGTTTGTCTGGCACGGGAAATTGCCCAGGAGAATCTTGACGCAGCAGTGTTATTTGAAATCAGAAGTAGCATCAAATATATGATGATTCGATCAGCGCGGATTCATCCGGCAATGTTAAACACTTATAATGCATTATATGCAAATAATTCTAAATTACATGATTTGATACAAAAATTGGAGGAAAATTGGAAGTAAATACTTTGAAATTAGTTGAAGATCTGGCTAAAAAGGCTGATCAAAAACAAGCAAACGACATTGTTGTTTTAGATTTGGCAGGAGTGAGCTTTTTAGCAGATTATTTTATGATTATGGATGTGCGTAATCCTCGAATGATTGAGGCTTTAGTGAAAGATCTGTCTGAAATAGCTCAACAAGACGGTTTTGCCGTAAAGCGCGTTGAAGGAAAACCGGATTCACAGTGGGTTTTACTAGACTATGGTGATGTAGTAGTCCACGTATTTACGCCCGAGAAGAGGAATTTTTATAATTTAGAAAATCTTTGGAATGAAGCGAAGAGTGTTTCAATAAATGTTTAATTCTTTTGCGACCATTTATGATGAATTGATGGACAAAAGTCTCTATGATAAGTGGCTAAGCTTTACTAACCGATTTGCGCCGATGGGAAGTAAAAAAGTATTGGATCTTGCTTGCGGCACCGGGGATTTTTCTTTACAGTTGGTAAGGTCAGGCTTTAAGGTCATGGGGCTAGATAATTCTGAGGAGATGCTTTCCATTGCCAGCAGTAAACTAACTGATGATCCTGATTCAATTATGTTTGTCAAAAGAGATATGCGCGATTTAACGGGACTTGGCTCTTTTGATGTCGTGACTTGTTATGATGATTCGCTTAATTATCTTTTGGATTTTTCTGAATTAGAGTCAGTATTTGGAGGCGTTTTTGAAGTCTTACGTCCGGGCGGAATTTTTCTTTTTGACGTGATAACTCCGTATCAGACCGATGTAGTTTATCAAAATTATTACTACAATTACTCTGACGAACAAAATTCTTTGTTGTGGACGACCTATTCTGGGGAGTTTGAACATTCAGTAATTCACGATTTGACCATTTTTAAATATGATTCAGAATTGAAAGCTTACCAGCGATATACCGAAGAACAACAGGAACGCGCTTATGAAATGTGGCAGTATTTAGATAGTTTACAAGCTGCAGGATTTAAAAATATTCAAACGCTTGCTAATTTTGGCGAACAAGAAATTGATTCAGAGACTAAACGGTGGTTTTTCATTGGTCAAAAATCTTAAAGTTTTAGGCATTATTGCCGAATACAATCCCTTTCATAATGGGCATTTGTGGCAGCTGCAAGAAGCTAAAAAGATCGTTGAGCCTGATCTAACAATTATTATTTTAGGCGGTAATTATACTCAACGAGGAGAAATGTCGATTTTACGCCGTGAGGATAAGGTCAAGCTGGCTTTAACCTATGGCGCTGATTTAGTGGTCGGAATTCCTTTTTTGAACAATATTCAAGCCGTTGATCAATTTGCTTTTGGCAGCGTTCAGGTAGCCAAAAAAATGGGAGTAACCCACTTAGTTTTCGGGAGTGAGGAACCTGATTTTCCTTACCGAGCCAAAGCAGAAGAATTTTTGAAAATGCCGCCTTTGGTTCCGAAATTAAAAAATCAAAATTATGCGAATAATGTGGCGCTAGATTTAGCAGCAATTTCAGTTTCGCCTAAATCTGCTAATCACCTCTTGGGATTTTATTATGCTGTAGCAGCAGCTAAATTGAATTATCAACTAGACTTGATTCCTTTGAAGCGCGGAATTAGTGAGGTCAGCAGCAGTAAAATTAGATTGCTTCTAAGACAACGAGACTTTGAGGCAGTTAAAACGCTAATGCCACCTGAAGCAGTTTCAATTTTGGCCAAAACACCGCCAGATAGTTTTGATAAGACCTTTGCAATTGTGAAATCTAAGTTGCTTTTAACAGACCCCAAATTCTTAAACGAAATTTTTCTGTTACCAGATGAGCTTTTGAAGCGATCTCTTCAAGCAATTCGAAAGGCTAAAGATTACGAAGATTTTATTCATCAAGTTAAAACAAAACGGTATACTTTAACCCGAATTAAAAGGATTTATCTTTACCTCTTACTTGATATTCACCGCGATTTTATTCGGAGTTTTGAGATGGTGGAAGTCTGGGGCTTTAATTCGGTAGGGCAGAAATATTTAGCTGATCTGAAAAATGAGGTGGATTTAATTACAAATCCCAAAAGTTCAGATTATGCCCGTTCGGAAATTTTTTGCTTAGAGGCACGAGCTAACCGCTTCTATGATTTTATTATGCAGACTGAACCTTCAAAATTAGTAATAAGTAGAAAGGAATCAAAATGAAACTAGTTTTTGATTTTGCGAAAGTTTTAGAACGTAAAAGCCCAACAATCATTGAAACTGAGGTTGATTTGGGCCAAGAAATTGAAAAAAGAAAGCCAGATTACCAGGCTTGCGATCCGTTTATGGTGAAAATTAAACTACTACCAATTGACGGAAAGTACGTTGAAGCTCACTTTGAGCTTGAAGGAAAGTTAATTGTCCCTTCTACTCGTAG of Xylocopilactobacillus apicola contains these proteins:
- the yqeK gene encoding bis(5'-nucleosyl)-tetraphosphatase (symmetrical) YqeK encodes the protein MVCDQFSYFSELAKQKLTAKRFDHCLNVAKTAKSLAEENGVDPQKARLAGLLHDFYKETDSEVFVEMIKNGHYDSDLLSYSRGVWHGLLGADLLKQEYEFYDEEILNAIRYHTITDPRMDQLAKIVFVADYIEPKRNFRQVCLAREIAQENLDAAVLFEIRSSIKYMMIRSARIHPAMLNTYNALYANNSKLHDLIQKLEENWK
- a CDS encoding nicotinate-nicotinamide nucleotide adenylyltransferase; this translates as MDKRKRENVILTLPKEEVKTSQNKKSIGLFTGKFDPIHIGHLVVAENVREFLKLDKVYFIPVTNHDITENNPQKDCHRLAMIKDSIRDNDYFELLYSGMIFEKPKNLEEMFRLLHEKNPAADYYWIAGNEFINSISMGTFSTKLLDYVKLVGTRRYNFVLRSKVPITWVEVPTINISSSDIRERLRNKMTVRYLVPDQVFRYILKENLYGL
- the rsfS gene encoding ribosome silencing factor, coding for MEVNTLKLVEDLAKKADQKQANDIVVLDLAGVSFLADYFMIMDVRNPRMIEALVKDLSEIAQQDGFAVKRVEGKPDSQWVLLDYGDVVVHVFTPEKRNFYNLENLWNEAKSVSINV
- a CDS encoding nucleotidyltransferase family protein; this encodes MIQRLNGGFSLVKNLKVLGIIAEYNPFHNGHLWQLQEAKKIVEPDLTIIILGGNYTQRGEMSILRREDKVKLALTYGADLVVGIPFLNNIQAVDQFAFGSVQVAKKMGVTHLVFGSEEPDFPYRAKAEEFLKMPPLVPKLKNQNYANNVALDLAAISVSPKSANHLLGFYYAVAAAKLNYQLDLIPLKRGISEVSSSKIRLLLRQRDFEAVKTLMPPEAVSILAKTPPDSFDKTFAIVKSKLLLTDPKFLNEIFLLPDELLKRSLQAIRKAKDYEDFIHQVKTKRYTLTRIKRIYLYLLLDIHRDFIRSFEMVEVWGFNSVGQKYLADLKNEVDLITNPKSSDYARSEIFCLEARANRFYDFIMQTEPSKLVISRKESK
- a CDS encoding class I SAM-dependent DNA methyltransferase is translated as MFNSFATIYDELMDKSLYDKWLSFTNRFAPMGSKKVLDLACGTGDFSLQLVRSGFKVMGLDNSEEMLSIASSKLTDDPDSIMFVKRDMRDLTGLGSFDVVTCYDDSLNYLLDFSELESVFGGVFEVLRPGGIFLFDVITPYQTDVVYQNYYYNYSDEQNSLLWTTYSGEFEHSVIHDLTIFKYDSELKAYQRYTEEQQERAYEMWQYLDSLQAAGFKNIQTLANFGEQEIDSETKRWFFIGQKS
- the yqeH gene encoding ribosome biogenesis GTPase YqeH, whose translation is MENKIENFQCSGCGAKLQDLQKNQAGYLNQQTLEKLLDEQRPLLCQRCFRLLHYKEVTPLEIGASDFATILKQIPAGSLIIAVTDIFDLSDEFFALLKQFPASNQFVIVINKIEDLPRDYKIAAVQDWVRNHAIREKISLRYIVPVSAKTKYNIDILSQILNQELEDRELYFVGNANVGKSSLINALIKSQAGKFIEPAISSLPGTTLNFLTFKNGSKTWYDTPGLLLTNQAPSFLSLSDWQILLPQKRIRPLIFQIQAGQSIFIGGLGWLDYKKGPKISLVFYFNSQVVIHRRKTSENEDFYVNHVGDLLFPPQKLERPSFRTNTFQANYKYDLVFPAMGWVTVSQKAKINLTLLEPLKVSLRKAIV